In one Corallococcus sp. EGB genomic region, the following are encoded:
- a CDS encoding LuxR C-terminal-related transcriptional regulator gives MGDAHSHLLPTKLAPPRTASVLVSRTAALRKIDLGVGGKLVLVTAPLGSGKTTLLTQWACEPRGSGLLAWLSLDERDNAPERFFSYLVGAIRRAAPEFDAYIPGQLDAQVALPLEHATTVVLRSLWNLGRELVVVLDDFHVLRERALVRAFSYLLDHSPPHVHWIVSSRNPPELDLAKLKLTEQLVTLDSRDLGLDGEAIHQLGQRLCGATLAPEDVEYLRARTEGWVAGVKLALLTAGEHASVSDALRKAVGSNHDVARYLADVVLREQTEEVHAFLVLSSVVDRLNGELCNALLGITRGPALLAELERAQLFIQSLDTQHQWYRYHPLFLDFLRTQLVCTQGDRIPGLHRSASAWFAEHALPEEALTHAFASGDRGWCLELTARCAEAWMREGEIASVLHWTAKLTAEEAFRSPAICVARIACLILSRGFAPASLALQDAQRRLQTAPLEPERERLSRQLSRLALLHAILSDSAPGTGIELEASPGDEDPDVFMTGAVLAAKAYQALRLNRFDAMRRLASVARETLQGLNNPYLVGYTDVLIVLADRAQGNMKDAADRCEAAFERASRGPRNPVWVNAATALANTRYDQNRLDEAEALCIEVLPLLSQAAVFETFAMAYLVMARIKSVRGKYAEAWQLLDYLHSVLECGHQTRFLAHVCGEKIRLALVEQSPARMKAVAREFDLGERMRRGEWSERRFYDETWDQLGVAQAWVLMARGRHDRAYGLLETLRASAHDAGCVARETSLLAALAVCHWRAGDPTAAFAAVNRGFALVPRVGFSRGVFDETPGLQEVIVAAATQRKLSHVLPARYTERYQDLLSLGPREPAGFAALPSAPLEPLTERELQMLKLLAQGLSNQEISERSNVALSTAKWHLRNVFAKLDVTTRTAAIVKARERLERTL, from the coding sequence ATGGGCGACGCGCACTCACACCTGCTGCCGACGAAGCTCGCGCCGCCGCGGACGGCATCCGTGCTCGTGTCGCGGACCGCGGCGCTCCGGAAGATCGACCTGGGGGTGGGCGGCAAGCTGGTGCTGGTGACCGCGCCGCTGGGCTCGGGCAAGACGACGCTGTTGACGCAGTGGGCCTGCGAGCCGCGCGGGTCAGGGCTGCTCGCGTGGCTGTCATTGGACGAGCGGGACAACGCGCCCGAGCGCTTCTTCTCATACCTCGTCGGCGCCATCCGCCGCGCGGCCCCGGAGTTCGACGCGTACATCCCCGGCCAGCTGGACGCGCAGGTGGCGCTCCCGTTGGAGCACGCGACGACGGTGGTGCTGCGCAGCCTGTGGAACCTGGGGCGCGAGCTCGTGGTGGTGCTGGACGACTTCCACGTGCTGCGGGAGCGCGCGCTGGTGCGGGCGTTCTCGTACCTGCTGGACCACTCGCCGCCGCACGTCCACTGGATCGTCTCGTCGCGCAACCCGCCCGAGCTGGACCTGGCGAAGCTGAAGCTCACCGAGCAGTTGGTGACGCTGGACAGCCGCGACCTGGGCCTGGACGGCGAGGCCATCCATCAGCTGGGCCAGCGGCTGTGTGGTGCGACGCTCGCGCCCGAGGATGTCGAATACCTGCGCGCGCGCACCGAGGGATGGGTGGCTGGCGTGAAGCTGGCCCTGCTCACCGCGGGGGAGCACGCCAGCGTGAGCGACGCGCTCCGCAAGGCCGTCGGCTCCAACCACGACGTGGCGCGGTACCTCGCGGACGTGGTGCTGCGCGAGCAGACGGAGGAGGTGCACGCGTTCCTGGTGCTGAGCTCGGTGGTGGACCGGCTCAACGGCGAGCTGTGCAACGCGCTGCTGGGCATCACGCGGGGGCCTGCGCTGCTGGCGGAGCTGGAGCGGGCGCAGCTGTTCATCCAGTCGCTGGACACGCAGCACCAGTGGTACCGGTACCACCCGCTGTTCCTCGACTTCTTGCGCACGCAGCTCGTGTGCACGCAGGGAGACCGCATCCCCGGACTGCACCGCTCGGCGAGCGCGTGGTTCGCGGAGCACGCGTTGCCGGAAGAGGCCCTGACGCACGCGTTCGCGTCGGGGGACCGGGGCTGGTGCCTGGAGTTGACGGCCCGCTGCGCGGAGGCGTGGATGCGCGAGGGCGAGATTGCCTCCGTGCTCCACTGGACGGCGAAGCTGACGGCGGAGGAGGCCTTCCGCTCGCCGGCCATCTGCGTGGCGCGCATCGCGTGCCTCATCCTGTCGCGCGGCTTCGCTCCTGCCTCCCTGGCCCTGCAGGACGCGCAGCGAAGGCTCCAGACGGCGCCGCTGGAGCCAGAGCGCGAGCGCCTGTCGCGGCAGCTCTCCCGGCTCGCGCTGCTGCACGCCATCCTGTCGGACTCGGCTCCGGGCACCGGCATCGAGCTGGAGGCGTCGCCCGGGGACGAGGATCCGGACGTCTTCATGACGGGCGCGGTGCTGGCGGCGAAGGCGTACCAGGCGCTCCGGCTGAACCGGTTCGATGCGATGCGCCGGCTCGCCTCCGTCGCGCGCGAGACGCTGCAGGGGCTGAACAACCCATACCTGGTGGGCTACACGGACGTCCTCATCGTGCTGGCGGACCGGGCGCAGGGGAACATGAAGGACGCGGCGGACCGGTGCGAGGCGGCGTTCGAGCGCGCCAGCCGAGGACCGCGCAACCCGGTCTGGGTGAACGCGGCGACGGCGCTGGCCAACACCCGCTATGACCAGAACCGGTTGGACGAGGCCGAGGCGCTCTGCATCGAGGTCCTGCCGCTCCTGTCCCAGGCGGCGGTGTTCGAGACCTTCGCGATGGCCTACCTGGTGATGGCCCGCATCAAGTCGGTCCGGGGCAAGTATGCGGAGGCCTGGCAGCTCTTGGACTACCTGCACAGCGTGCTCGAGTGCGGACACCAGACACGCTTCCTGGCCCACGTCTGCGGCGAGAAGATCCGGCTCGCGCTGGTGGAGCAGTCCCCCGCGCGGATGAAGGCGGTGGCGCGCGAGTTCGACCTGGGCGAGCGCATGCGCCGGGGCGAGTGGAGCGAGCGCCGCTTCTACGACGAGACGTGGGACCAGCTGGGCGTGGCGCAGGCCTGGGTGCTGATGGCGCGCGGACGGCATGACCGGGCATACGGGCTCCTGGAGACGCTGCGGGCCAGCGCGCACGACGCGGGCTGCGTGGCGCGGGAGACGTCGCTGCTGGCCGCGTTGGCCGTCTGTCATTGGCGAGCGGGTGACCCCACGGCGGCGTTCGCCGCGGTGAACCGGGGCTTCGCGCTGGTGCCGCGCGTCGGCTTCAGCCGGGGCGTGTTCGACGAGACGCCGGGGTTGCAGGAGGTCATCGTCGCGGCGGCCACGCAGCGCAAGCTGAGCCACGTGCTGCCGGCCCGCTACACCGAGCGCTACCAGGACCTGCTGTCCCTGGGGCCCCGCGAGCCGGCCGGGTTCGCGGCCCTGCCCAGCGCCCCGCTGGAGCCGCTCACCGAAAGGGAGCTCCAGATGCTCAAGCTGCTGGCCCAGGGCTTGAGCAACCAGGAGATCAGCGAGCGCTCCAACGTGGCGCTCTCCACCGCGAAGTGGCACCTGCGCAACGTGTTCGCGAAGCTCGACGTGACGACGCGCACGGCGGCCATCGTGAAGGCGCGGGAGCGGCTGGAGCGCACCCTCTGA
- a CDS encoding carotenoid oxygenase family protein, producing MTTATPLPAAPPLPAWKRAFRNISRQHAFQPLRVEGAIPEGLRGTLFRLGAWTFDVHGTPLQHWFDGDGGVMGVRFGPDGVQGAARLVDSRTMVTERQAGRQLYGSYAMPVPLRNKLLNPQKNNANTALLPWNGRLYALHEPNLPVELSLDDLSTLGETNLDGVVLKAFSAHPRRVESRQTTYNFGQHHGRVNTLELYALPDGGKARHVGSVKLPGATMVHDYVATDRYLIFFLPGMRIDVLKMLLRIGAFAHNVSFRASDAAEVLVVPIDDVARPIRIPADNFFNWHFSNAYEDGDTLVVDYVRYPDFASNQWLGELAHGVPSTDADGMFHRARLDLKARTFRSEPLLDLSCEFPRVAPSVACRPYQTVYLGAHGTQEARRGLYDALVRLDLGTGRVTRAGLEAGQYPSEPVFVPRPGSKAEDDGWLLTQVFDVKTDTTHVAVLDAERLDAGPVARCHFEHALPPTFHGQFVPA from the coding sequence ATGACGACCGCGACGCCGCTGCCGGCCGCCCCTCCCCTTCCGGCCTGGAAGCGGGCCTTCCGCAACATCTCCCGCCAGCACGCCTTCCAACCCCTGCGGGTGGAAGGCGCTATCCCCGAGGGCCTTCGCGGCACGCTGTTCCGCCTGGGCGCGTGGACGTTCGACGTGCACGGCACGCCGCTGCAACACTGGTTCGACGGTGACGGCGGCGTGATGGGCGTGCGCTTCGGGCCGGACGGCGTCCAGGGCGCGGCCCGGCTCGTGGACTCGCGCACCATGGTCACGGAGCGTCAAGCGGGCCGGCAGCTCTACGGCAGCTACGCCATGCCCGTGCCGCTGCGCAACAAGCTGCTCAACCCGCAGAAGAACAACGCGAACACGGCGCTCCTGCCGTGGAACGGCCGGCTGTACGCGCTGCACGAGCCAAACCTCCCCGTGGAGCTGTCGCTGGACGACCTGTCCACGCTGGGCGAGACGAACCTCGACGGCGTCGTGCTGAAGGCGTTCTCCGCGCACCCGCGCCGGGTGGAGTCGCGCCAGACGACGTACAACTTCGGCCAGCACCACGGCCGGGTGAACACGCTGGAGCTGTATGCCCTGCCGGATGGCGGCAAGGCGCGGCACGTGGGCTCCGTGAAGCTGCCCGGCGCCACCATGGTCCACGACTACGTGGCCACGGACCGCTACCTCATCTTCTTCCTGCCGGGGATGCGCATCGACGTGCTGAAGATGCTGCTGCGCATCGGCGCGTTCGCGCACAACGTCTCCTTCCGCGCGAGCGACGCGGCGGAGGTGCTGGTGGTGCCCATCGACGACGTGGCGCGCCCCATCCGCATCCCCGCGGACAACTTCTTCAACTGGCACTTCTCCAACGCCTACGAGGACGGCGACACCCTGGTGGTGGACTACGTGCGCTACCCGGACTTCGCCTCGAACCAGTGGCTGGGAGAGCTGGCGCACGGCGTCCCGTCCACGGACGCCGACGGCATGTTCCACCGCGCCAGGCTCGACCTGAAGGCGCGCACGTTCCGCAGCGAGCCGCTCCTGGACCTGAGCTGCGAGTTCCCCCGCGTCGCCCCCAGCGTGGCGTGCCGGCCGTACCAGACGGTCTACCTGGGCGCGCATGGCACCCAGGAGGCACGGCGCGGACTCTACGACGCGCTGGTGCGACTGGACCTGGGCACCGGCCGCGTGACGCGGGCCGGGCTGGAGGCGGGCCAGTATCCCTCCGAGCCCGTCTTCGTGCCCCGCCCCGGTTCGAAGGCCGAGGACGACGGCTGGCTCCTCACGCAGGTCTTCGACGTGAAGACGGACACCACCCACGTGGCCGTGCTGGACGCGGAGCGGCTGGACGCGGGCCCCGTGGCCCGCTGCCACTTCGAGCACGCCCTGCCGCCCACGTTCCACGGCCAGTTCGTCCCCGCCTGA
- a CDS encoding tol-pal system YbgF family protein encodes MGPQQLVPLLIAVFLVLFAFFYWRIRRWVAAYNQGVTFFSTGDELEASRRFEVAARRATQGVQRAVAVATLGQCLLALGDAGRALELFGSAERSGKLRDAVPVMHRSMPALIAKAYFALGDLASAHAWLEEGRKRNGTLPPMYALLPEVALLCREGNPAAAVAELDARAGEADALVGRDPRRIKLLRAFALDALDPAHHAAAIDAALASLQPACPGDFEFLSARWPELQAFMQRRGLSRAA; translated from the coding sequence ATGGGCCCCCAGCAGCTCGTCCCATTGCTCATCGCGGTCTTCCTGGTGCTGTTCGCCTTCTTCTACTGGCGGATCCGCCGCTGGGTGGCGGCCTACAACCAGGGCGTCACCTTCTTCAGCACGGGCGATGAGCTGGAGGCCTCCCGGCGATTCGAGGTCGCAGCCCGCCGCGCCACCCAGGGGGTCCAGCGGGCGGTGGCGGTCGCCACCCTGGGCCAGTGCCTGTTGGCGCTGGGAGACGCAGGGCGCGCGCTGGAGCTCTTCGGCTCGGCGGAGCGCTCCGGCAAGCTGCGCGACGCCGTCCCGGTGATGCACAGGTCCATGCCGGCCCTGATCGCCAAGGCGTACTTCGCCCTGGGAGACCTGGCCTCCGCTCATGCCTGGCTGGAGGAGGGACGCAAGCGCAACGGCACCCTGCCCCCCATGTACGCGCTGTTGCCGGAGGTCGCGCTCCTCTGCCGCGAAGGCAACCCCGCCGCAGCCGTGGCCGAGCTGGATGCGCGCGCGGGCGAGGCGGATGCGCTGGTGGGCCGGGATCCCCGCCGGATCAAGCTCCTGAGGGCCTTCGCCCTGGATGCCCTGGATCCGGCACACCACGCGGCCGCGATTGATGCCGCGCTGGCGTCCCTACAGCCCGCGTGCCCGGGCGACTTCGAATTCCTCTCCGCCCGGTGGCCGGAGTTGCAAGCCTTCATGCAGCGGCGGGGGCTGTCACGCGCGGCGTAG
- a CDS encoding HEAT repeat domain-containing protein: MDFPPETGLSTDELFARTLQGDEDDEGAWRAIWQLQHRGGEDVFQRAAAWLQSSSPKERGRGANVLSQLEFRNRTPERVARFADALLPALAKEQDVAVLEAMAAALGHLGDSRAVPALLPLQNHPDAHVRFGVVMGLSQHRDAQALKALIHLSRDPDEIVREWATFTLGSQAREVDTPELREALVDRLSETHPKIRGEALLGLALRKDARVLEPLRRVLEGPQITTLDVEAAQALEDVSLLPLLLLHREDCDEEDHEFLAILFEAIHALESLSR, translated from the coding sequence ATGGATTTCCCGCCCGAGACAGGCCTTTCCACCGACGAACTCTTCGCCCGCACGCTCCAGGGGGATGAGGACGACGAAGGCGCATGGCGCGCCATCTGGCAATTGCAACACCGGGGCGGAGAGGACGTCTTCCAGCGGGCCGCCGCCTGGCTCCAGTCGTCTTCACCCAAGGAGCGGGGACGCGGCGCGAACGTCCTGTCCCAACTGGAGTTCCGGAATCGGACCCCGGAGCGCGTCGCGCGCTTCGCGGACGCCCTGCTGCCAGCGCTCGCGAAGGAGCAGGACGTCGCCGTGCTGGAGGCGATGGCCGCCGCGCTGGGCCACCTGGGGGATTCCCGCGCGGTGCCCGCGCTCCTCCCCCTTCAAAACCACCCGGACGCGCATGTCCGCTTCGGCGTCGTCATGGGGCTGTCTCAGCACCGGGACGCGCAGGCACTAAAGGCATTGATTCACCTCTCCCGCGACCCCGATGAGATCGTGCGCGAGTGGGCCACGTTCACGCTCGGCAGTCAGGCGCGGGAGGTGGACACGCCGGAGCTGCGCGAGGCGCTGGTGGACCGGCTCTCCGAAACGCACCCGAAGATTCGCGGCGAGGCGCTCCTGGGATTGGCCCTGCGCAAGGACGCGCGTGTGCTGGAACCGCTCAGGCGCGTGCTGGAAGGGCCCCAGATCACCACGCTGGACGTGGAGGCGGCCCAGGCGCTGGAGGATGTCTCACTGCTCCCGCTGCTGCTGCTCCACCGGGAGGACTGCGACGAGGAAGACCACGAGTTCCTCGCGATCCTCTTCGAGGCCATCCACGCACTGGAGTCCCTCTCGCGGTGA
- a CDS encoding carbonic anhydrase yields the protein MSHFRTDSVRAFRGALLSSLLLASSAFAADATPAAVTTSSDEAHWGYEQTVSPEHWGELPGDAVCAQGTAQSPIALVTATSARPHLDVPAFRYGNSRVRMLNTGHTVQFTYDAGSTVRVGANEYKLAQFHFHTPSEHTKDGVEYPLELHLVHTDANGTPALVVGVLIEQGGVNAALLTAFRNLPRHMGEESLPVGASINASALLPHDKTFFQYAGSLTTPPCTQGLQWYVMKEPIQMSDAQIAAFERLPHLNPNNRPLQPLNGRTVSVHTGR from the coding sequence ATGTCTCACTTCCGCACTGACTCCGTGCGTGCCTTCCGGGGCGCGCTGCTGTCGTCTCTGTTGCTTGCCTCGAGCGCCTTCGCCGCCGACGCAACCCCCGCCGCCGTCACGACGAGCAGTGACGAGGCGCACTGGGGCTACGAGCAGACCGTGAGCCCCGAGCACTGGGGCGAGCTGCCGGGTGACGCCGTCTGCGCGCAGGGCACGGCGCAGTCACCCATCGCGCTGGTGACCGCGACCTCGGCCCGCCCGCATCTGGACGTCCCCGCCTTCCGCTACGGTAATAGCCGCGTGCGCATGCTCAACACCGGGCACACGGTGCAGTTCACCTACGACGCCGGCAGCACCGTGCGGGTGGGGGCCAACGAGTACAAGCTGGCGCAGTTCCACTTCCACACGCCCAGCGAGCACACGAAGGACGGCGTGGAGTACCCGCTGGAGCTGCACCTGGTGCACACGGACGCGAATGGAACGCCCGCGCTGGTCGTCGGTGTCCTCATCGAGCAGGGTGGGGTGAACGCGGCGCTGCTCACGGCCTTCCGCAACCTGCCCCGGCACATGGGGGAGGAGAGCCTCCCCGTGGGGGCGTCCATCAACGCGAGCGCGCTGCTGCCGCACGACAAGACGTTCTTCCAGTACGCGGGTTCGCTCACCACGCCCCCGTGCACCCAGGGGCTGCAGTGGTACGTGATGAAGGAGCCCATCCAGATGTCCGACGCGCAGATCGCCGCGTTCGAACGGCTCCCGCACCTGAACCCGAACAACCGCCCCCTGCAGCCGCTGAACGGTCGCACCGTCAGCGTGCACACCGGCCGCTGA
- a CDS encoding M91 family zinc metallopeptidase has product MKLRSSSFSKPSSLSGTPSTSRPRSDSLPARPETAKPKPPVTPAQLQSGKNNLKPADYGVVDPKLQGIRTRRDSGQTGAQFADFTQDVRNSTNRLTSKPVGNQMLNDINGRTQAVNPGATGTLRQPLTAMDVYSGRNSALPNSHVPRNDGTLSSTRPAYRFDGQPGAGTASDVKYNENGGGQRFNSLGHESVHAWRASNGLQVSPLAASKHSDAAVFKQYPSHSADMKETVDDRLRLREEFETIGLRPTPHTKNNPTENAIRAEHGLPARTDYSGLKPDGKNSNDVAFQNYDEGTDARNFFQKLSGQPSPFQKIVGDLEK; this is encoded by the coding sequence ATGAAGCTGCGCTCCTCTTCGTTCTCCAAGCCCTCTTCCTTGTCCGGCACGCCCTCCACCTCCCGCCCCCGCAGCGACAGCCTGCCGGCCCGGCCCGAGACCGCGAAGCCGAAGCCCCCCGTCACGCCCGCGCAGCTTCAGTCGGGCAAGAACAACCTCAAGCCCGCCGACTACGGCGTGGTGGACCCCAAGCTCCAGGGCATCCGGACCCGCCGTGACAGCGGGCAGACGGGCGCGCAGTTCGCGGACTTCACGCAGGACGTGCGCAACTCCACCAACCGCCTCACGAGCAAGCCCGTGGGCAACCAGATGCTGAATGACATCAACGGCCGCACCCAGGCCGTGAACCCCGGCGCCACGGGCACGCTGCGCCAGCCGCTGACGGCGATGGACGTCTACTCGGGCCGCAACTCGGCGCTGCCCAACTCGCATGTGCCCCGCAACGACGGCACGCTGTCGTCCACCCGCCCGGCGTACCGCTTCGACGGCCAGCCCGGCGCCGGCACGGCCAGCGACGTCAAGTACAACGAGAACGGCGGTGGTCAGCGCTTCAACAGCCTGGGCCACGAGTCGGTCCACGCCTGGCGCGCGTCCAATGGCCTCCAGGTGAGCCCCCTGGCCGCCAGCAAGCACTCCGACGCGGCCGTCTTCAAGCAGTACCCGTCGCACTCGGCCGACATGAAGGAGACCGTCGACGACCGCCTGCGCCTGCGGGAGGAGTTCGAGACCATCGGCCTGCGCCCCACCCCGCACACGAAGAACAACCCGACCGAGAACGCCATCCGCGCCGAGCATGGCCTCCCGGCCCGCACGGACTACTCGGGCCTGAAGCCTGACGGGAAGAACAGCAACGACGTGGCCTTCCAGAACTACGACGAGGGCACCGACGCCCGGAACTTCTTCCAGAAGCTGTCCGGCCAGCCGTCGCCCTTCCAGAAGATCGTCGGCGACCTGGAGAAGTGA
- a CDS encoding glutathione S-transferase family protein, producing MIKLYQFNPSGNCYKVRLLLHQLAIPFETREVDLSAGETRTPEFKAMNPIARTPTVELEPGVFLAESNAILWYFAEGTPFIPADRLERARMLQWMFFEQYSHEPYIAVARAWLTFFGVPAGKEKELEERIQKGYAALDVMEGELRKRPFFAGEHYSLADIALYAYTHVAEEGRFDLGRYPAIRAWFERVQAQPRHLRITEVLKAPSP from the coding sequence ATGATCAAGCTCTACCAGTTCAACCCCTCTGGGAATTGCTACAAGGTCCGCCTGCTGCTGCATCAGCTCGCGATCCCGTTCGAGACGCGGGAGGTGGATCTCTCCGCGGGAGAGACGCGCACGCCGGAGTTCAAGGCGATGAACCCCATTGCCCGGACGCCCACCGTGGAGCTGGAGCCCGGGGTCTTCCTCGCCGAGTCCAATGCCATCCTCTGGTACTTCGCCGAGGGCACGCCCTTCATTCCCGCCGACCGGCTGGAGCGGGCGCGGATGCTCCAGTGGATGTTCTTCGAGCAGTACAGCCACGAGCCCTACATCGCCGTCGCCCGGGCGTGGCTCACCTTCTTTGGTGTCCCTGCCGGCAAGGAGAAGGAGCTGGAGGAGCGCATCCAGAAGGGCTACGCCGCGCTCGACGTCATGGAGGGCGAGCTGCGCAAGCGCCCCTTCTTCGCGGGCGAGCACTACAGCCTCGCGGACATCGCGCTCTATGCGTACACACACGTGGCGGAGGAGGGCCGGTTCGACCTGGGCCGCTACCCCGCCATCCGCGCCTGGTTCGAACGGGTGCAGGCCCAGCCCCGCCACCTGCGCATCACCGAGGTCCTCAAAGCGCCATCGCCTTGA
- a CDS encoding S26 family signal peptidase, which yields MMLMAMGLGAALLVAGAGVASWARRRWMVVAVQGNSMSPTLHDGQRLVARRLDRSNGHARSDIVVFRMPAAQRATLGDEALPYLVKRVAAVAGDPVPDWARAALGADSQTRVPPGKVVVSGDNAVSQDSRQLGYIDAETLIAVVRL from the coding sequence ATGATGCTCATGGCGATGGGCCTGGGGGCCGCGCTTCTCGTGGCGGGGGCCGGGGTCGCGTCCTGGGCGCGACGCCGCTGGATGGTCGTCGCGGTGCAAGGCAACAGCATGTCGCCCACGCTGCATGACGGGCAGCGGCTCGTCGCGAGGCGGCTGGACCGTTCAAACGGCCATGCGCGTTCAGATATCGTCGTCTTCCGGATGCCCGCGGCGCAGCGCGCGACGCTGGGCGACGAAGCGCTCCCCTATCTCGTCAAGCGGGTGGCTGCCGTGGCGGGAGACCCGGTGCCGGACTGGGCCCGGGCAGCCCTCGGCGCAGACAGCCAGACGCGCGTCCCTCCCGGCAAGGTGGTGGTGTCGGGAGACAATGCAGTGAGCCAGGACTCACGGCAGTTGGGCTACATCGACGCGGAGACCCTCATCGCCGTCGTGCGGCTCTGA
- a CDS encoding ABC transporter ATP-binding protein, with protein MSQPHGERGLLREVSRTVGAAVTLQWRAAPLASGFAFLLTVCTGSVAAVGGWLTKALLDELGRGALADPQRALTLAVGAAAVAGGSMAILNVSEYLSGVIRWGVTLEVERSLFAKVAALEGLHHFEDPAFHGRLRLAEEAARDAPQQLIEFVRAILRMLVSVGTLSAVVLAVSPPMALLLVVAGGVALMAQLVRSRWLVELSAALVPTYRWRDFYHSLLVDVRAAKESRLFGLGELLLERMVASLRKAADREMAVTRKGLAVQAALSVLTAGVAAAGAFIVARGALQGRLQIGDVSLFLAAVAGIQGAFNGLLSQVEFASRSVQTFKNYLDIIDLPVRAPEASRPVARLRHGVELRDVWFRYDAGGPWVLRGVSLFIPAGGSVGLVGVNGAGKSTLVKLLCRLHDAERGQVLWDGVDVRELDARALRRRMTATFQDFMTYDFTAAENIGLGDLDRLKDAARIRDVARLAEIDEKLASLPSGYDTLLSRVLEGEDEDMPVGVSLSGGQWQRLALARALMREDVDLLVLDEPSSGLDAAAEFHIHRTLARHGEGRARLLISHRMSALRSADTLFVLSEGQIIEQGSHDALMAMGGEYARLFTLQASGYQDARVASRASPKEVA; from the coding sequence ATGAGCCAGCCGCACGGGGAGCGGGGGCTCCTGCGCGAGGTGTCGCGCACGGTGGGCGCGGCCGTGACGCTCCAGTGGCGCGCGGCGCCGCTGGCGTCCGGGTTCGCCTTCCTCCTCACGGTGTGCACCGGGTCCGTGGCCGCCGTGGGCGGCTGGCTCACCAAGGCGTTGCTGGATGAGCTGGGCCGCGGGGCCCTCGCCGACCCGCAGCGGGCGCTCACGCTGGCGGTGGGCGCCGCCGCGGTGGCCGGCGGCTCCATGGCCATCCTCAACGTCTCCGAGTACCTGTCCGGAGTGATTCGCTGGGGCGTCACCCTCGAGGTCGAGCGCTCCCTCTTCGCGAAGGTGGCGGCCCTGGAGGGCCTGCACCACTTCGAGGATCCCGCCTTCCATGGCCGCTTGCGGCTCGCGGAGGAGGCCGCCCGGGACGCGCCCCAGCAGCTCATCGAGTTCGTCAGGGCCATCCTTCGCATGCTGGTGTCGGTGGGGACGCTGAGCGCCGTGGTCCTGGCGGTGTCGCCCCCCATGGCGCTGTTGCTGGTGGTGGCGGGGGGCGTGGCTCTCATGGCCCAGCTCGTGCGCAGCCGGTGGCTGGTGGAGCTGTCAGCGGCACTGGTGCCGACATATCGCTGGCGCGACTTCTACCATTCGCTGCTGGTGGACGTGCGGGCGGCAAAAGAGAGCCGGCTGTTCGGACTGGGGGAACTGCTGCTGGAGCGGATGGTGGCATCGCTGCGCAAGGCGGCGGACCGCGAAATGGCCGTGACCCGCAAGGGGCTGGCCGTGCAGGCGGCGCTGTCGGTGCTCACCGCCGGAGTGGCGGCGGCCGGGGCCTTCATCGTCGCCCGGGGCGCGCTCCAGGGGCGGCTCCAGATTGGAGATGTCTCGCTCTTCCTCGCGGCCGTGGCGGGCATCCAGGGCGCCTTCAACGGGCTCCTCTCGCAGGTCGAGTTCGCGAGCCGCAGCGTCCAGACCTTCAAGAACTACCTCGACATCATCGACCTGCCGGTCCGCGCGCCGGAGGCGTCGCGCCCGGTGGCGCGGCTGCGGCACGGCGTGGAGCTGCGCGACGTCTGGTTCCGCTACGACGCCGGCGGTCCATGGGTGCTGCGGGGGGTGAGCCTCTTCATTCCAGCGGGGGGCTCGGTAGGGCTCGTTGGCGTCAACGGTGCCGGCAAGAGCACGCTGGTGAAGCTGCTGTGCCGCCTCCATGACGCGGAGCGCGGCCAGGTCCTCTGGGACGGAGTGGACGTCCGCGAGCTGGATGCCAGAGCGCTGCGGCGGCGGATGACGGCGACCTTCCAGGACTTCATGACGTATGACTTCACCGCGGCGGAGAACATCGGCCTGGGGGACCTGGACCGGCTGAAGGACGCGGCGCGAATCCGCGACGTGGCGCGGCTGGCGGAGATCGACGAAAAGCTCGCCTCGCTCCCCTCGGGTTACGACACGCTGCTGAGCCGCGTGCTCGAAGGGGAGGACGAGGACATGCCGGTGGGCGTCTCGCTTTCCGGAGGCCAGTGGCAGCGACTGGCGCTGGCGCGGGCCCTGATGCGCGAGGACGTCGACCTGCTGGTGCTGGACGAGCCCAGCTCCGGCCTGGACGCCGCCGCCGAGTTCCACATCCACCGGACCCTCGCGCGACACGGGGAGGGGCGGGCACGGCTGCTCATCTCCCACCGGATGAGCGCGCTGCGAAGCGCGGACACCCTCTTCGTCCTCTCCGAGGGCCAGATCATCGAGCAGGGCTCGCATGACGCCTTGATGGCGATGGGCGGCGAGTACGCGCGCCTGTTCACGCTCCAGGCGAGCGGCTATCAGGACGCGCGCGTCGCATCACGGGCGAGCCCGAAGGAGGTCGCATGA